The Strix uralensis isolate ZFMK-TIS-50842 chromosome 16, bStrUra1, whole genome shotgun sequence genome has a window encoding:
- the TNRC6A gene encoding trinucleotide repeat-containing gene 6A protein isoform X6 translates to MRELEAKATKEVERKLSRAFLPHLCGTERRDLVQEEEEQLMEERKKRKEDKKKKEAAQKKAIEQKIKVPEQTKTSVSQPQPVTSNGTSTVTSTNNNAKRATANSQQQQTLPRYPPREVPPRFRHQEQKQLLKRGQQLPVIAANLGSTPKVLNGQSGGSTVTNKQPVTNGEVPNSSKKQPGMPPIRDLVSHSPNQSDLNHSGLGSHYENSHWGPVSSNSDSSTNWDKVIVDGSDKEAWPSITGSDPELTSECMDTDSASSSGSERNLVIMASGSTGGENDGIRNGIGHGSQNKFVVGSNSNNVGNGSINGPWGLSHGTIISTCQVSVDAPDSKSESSNNRMNAWGTINSSSNGGLNPSTLNSNGNHGAWPVLENNGHALKGSVGSGNPGTNIQCSTIGQISNSQSINSKVGGSAHGSWGSLQENCDSEVNGTRKVSFSGQPQNLNTEMNGPNNTTNFMTSSLPNSAGSVQINELPNNTGHGAWRVSTMNHSQIQASPVTNGTSISHLSNGEAKNGGSYGTTWGAYGSNYSGDKCSGPNSQANGDTVNATLMQPGISGPGSTNFQINGNKGGGVWEAGTVNSQNMPWGSGNGASAGGSRRGWGNPAQNTGTNISNGEWSKLPSNQHSTESVNGNSRKFTNGWKSTEEDDLNSQSSAASQITEQNSAWAKTGTGDSEGSSESTGCHEDRVTTEGQNRERRKVDQHALLQSIVNRTDLDPRVLSNSGWGQTPIKQNTAWDTETSPRGERKTDNGTEAWGGSVTQTSSSGGCVDRPSPNNNDTSSVSGWGDPKSATRWGDSKGSNSQGGWEEDSAATVMVKSNQSWGSGKEEKASWNDAQKIKQGWVDGQKASQGWAVSAGDSWGENSRSNHWGEAKKSSSGGSDSDRSVSGWNEPGKSNSVTWGGNNTNPNNSSGWDEPAKSNQNQGWGDPPKSNQPQVWGDSSKPINSPEWNKQDVGSWGAPSATTKPPGSSGWLGGPMPAPAKEEEPTGWEEPSPESIRRKMEIDDGTSAWGDPSKYNYKNVNMWNKNVPNSSSSSDQQAQVHQQLLSSSAMSSKESSSGSGWGEPPTPATTVDNGTSAWGKPMDTGTSWGEPISDAAGTSGWGNASLGQQASNKPGPKSMQDSWCGDDMPLTGSRQTSWEEEEDVEIGMWNSSSSQEANPSLNWPPYMKKMPTKGIMKGGNKQDETWINPFIKQFTNLSFSRESPEETIQSNKMDMSGGLLQDKRMEMDKHGLSVGDYNRVVGKGPGSRPQISKESSMDRGPYFDKNGNPSMFGVGNIAAQPRSMQQPPAQPLNSSQPNPRAQVPPPLLSPQVPVSLLKYAPNNGGLSPLFGPQQVAMLNQLSQLNQLSQISQLQRLLAQQQKAQNQRSMPSGGRQQQEQQGRSLSMQQQMMQQSRQLDPNLLMKQQTPPSQQQSLHQPTMKSFLENVIPHATPELQKGPSPINAFSSFPIGMNSNLNVNMDMSSIKEPQSRLRKWTTVDSISVNTSLDQNSSKHGAISSGFRLEESPFVPYDFMNSSNSPASPPGSIGDGWPRAKSPNGSSSVNWPPEFRPGEPWKGYPNIDPETDPYVTPGSVINNLSINTVREVDHLRDRNSGSSSSLNTTLPSTSAWSSIRASNYNVSLSSTAQSTSARNSDSKSTWSPGSVTNTSLAHELWKVPLPPKSITAPSRPPPGLTGQKPPLSTWDNSLRLGGGWGNSDARYTPGSSWGESSSGRITNWLVLKNLTPQIDGSTLRTLCMQHGPLITFHLNLPHGNALVRYSSKEEVVKAQKSLHMCVLGNTTILAEFASEEEISRFFAQGQSLTPSPGWQSLGSSQNRLGSIDGSHSFSNRNDLNHWNGAGLSGTSSGDLHGTSLWGSPNYSTSLWGTPSSSDTRGISSPSPINAFLSVDHLGGGGESM, encoded by the exons GCATGCCTCCCATTCGGGACTTGGTGAGCCACTCCCCTAACCAGTCAG ATCTGAACCACAGTGGTCTAGGATCCCATTATGAAAATTCTCACTGGGGACCAGTCTCTTCAAATAGTGACTCCAGCACAAACTGGGATAAAGTTATTGTAGACGGCTCTGACAAAGAAGCATGGCCATCAATCACTGGCAGTGACCCAGAGTTGACATCAGAATGTATGGACACTGACTCTGCCTCTAGCTCTGGGTCAGAGAGAAACCTCGTTATAATGGCTTCAGGGAGCACAGGTGGTGAAAATGATGGCATTCGAAATGGCATTGGACATGGTTCTCAAAATAAGTTTGTGGTTGGTAGCAACAGCAATAATGTGGGCAATGGAAGTATTAATGGGCCGTGGGGTTTATCCCATGGAACCATAATAAGCACATGTCAAGTTTCTGTGGATGCTCCTGACAGCAAATCTGAAAGTAGCAACAATAGAATGAATGCTTGGGGCACCATAAACTCTTCATCAAATGGAGGGTTAAATCCAAGCACTTTGAATTCAAATGGCAACCATGGTGCCTGGCCTGTATTGGAGAACAATGGACATGCCCTGAAAGGGTCTGTAGGGAGTGGTAATCCTGGCACAAATATCCAGTGCAGTACCATAGGTCAGATATCTAATAGTCAGAGTATTAACTCTAAAGTGGGTGGTTCAGCCCATGGTTCCTGGGGAAGCCTTCAGGAAAATTGTGATTCTGAAGTAAATGGTACAAGGAAGGTTTCATTCAGTGGGCAACCTCAAAACCTTAACACTGAAATGAATGGACCAAATAACACTACTAACTTTATGACCTCTAGTTTACCAAACTCTGCTGGTTCAGTGCAGATTAACGAACTGCCTAATAATACAGGGCATGGGGCCTGGCGTGTGAGCACAATGAATCATTCTCAGATTCAGGCCTCTCCAGTTACAAATGGCACTTCCATTTCTCATCTTAGCAATGGTGAGGCGAAAAATGGTGGCTCTTATGGTACTACATGGGGTGCCTATGGTTCTAATTACTCTGGAGACAAATGTTCAGGCCCAAACAGCCAAGCTAATGGTGACACTGTGAATGCAACTCTAATGCAGCCAGGCATTAGCGGGCCTGGCAGCACTAACTTTCAAATCAACGGGAATAAAGGAGGAGGGGTGTGGGAGGCAGGGACAGTCAACTCCCAGAACATGCCATGGGGGAGCGGAAATGGTGCGAGTGCTGGCGGGAGTAGAAGAGGATGGGGCAACCCTGCACAAAACACTGGCACTAACATTTCAAATGGGGAGTGGAGTAAACTGCCCAGTAATCAGCATTCCACCGAGAGCGTGAATGGCAACAGCAGGAAGTTTACAAACGGATGGAAATCTACTGAGGAGGATGACCTTAACAGCCAGAGTTCTGCTGCCTCTCAGATAACCGAGCAGAACAGCGCATGGGCCAAAACTGGTACGGGGGACAGCGAAGGTAGTTCGGAGAGCACTGGATGCCATGAAGATAGAGTAACTACAGAAGGACAGAATCGAGAGAGAAGGAAAGTTGACCAGCATGCATTACTCCAAAGCATAGTGAACAGAACTGACTTAGATCCACGTGTCCTTTCCAACTCTGGTTGGGGACAGACTCCAATCAAACAGAACACTGCCTGGGATACCGAAACATCCCCGAGGGGTGAAAGAAAAACTGACAATGGGACAGAGGCCTGGGGAGGCTCTGTGACACAGACTTCCAGCTCAGGGGGGTGTGTGGATAGACCTAGCCCTAACAATAATGATACCTCATCTGTATCAGGGTGGGGAGATCCAAAGTCTGCTACAAGGTGGGGAGACTCCAAAGGGTCAAACAGCCAAGGGGGGTGGGAAGAAGATTCTGCTGCTACAGTAATGGTCAAGAGCAATCAATCATGGGGAAGTGGCAAAGAGGAAAAGGCATCTTGGAATGACGCACAGAAGATCAAACAGGGATGGGTAGATGGGCAAAAGGCCAGCCAGGGTTGGGCAGTTTCTGCCGGTGATAGCTGGGGTGAAAATTCAAGAAGTAACCATTGGGGTGAGGCAAAGAAATCCAGTTCGGGAGGTAGCGACAGTGACAGATCAGTATCTGGTTGGAATGAGCCAGGTAAATCAAATTCTGTTACTTGGGGAGGTAATAATACAAACCCAAATAATTCTTCAGGATGGGATGAGCCTGCAAAGTCTAATCAGAACCAGGGCTGGGGAGACCCTCCTAAATCCAATCAGCCTCAAGTTTGGGGGGATTCATCAAAGCCAATCAACTCTCCAGAATGGAACAAACAGGATGTTGGCTCCTGGGGAGCACCATCTGCCACAACCAAACCCCCAGGGTCGTCAGGCTGGCTGGGTGGACCGATGCCGGCACCAGCAAAGGAGGAAGAACCCACTGGCTGGGAGGAGCCGTCCCCTGAATCAATACGCCGTAAAATGGAAATTGATGATGGAACTTCTGCTTGGGGTGATCCAAGCAAATACAACTACAAAAATGTGAATATGTGGAATAAAAATGTCCCAAACAGTAGCAGCAGTTCAGACCAGCAAGCACAGGTACATCAGCAGCTACTGTCTTCAAGTGCCATGTCTAGCAAGGAGAGCAGTTCGGGCTCTG GTTGGGGAGAGCCTCCTACTCCAGCCACTACTGTAGATAATGGAACTTCAGCGTGGGGTAAGCCCATGGATACTGGTACTAGCTGGGGAGAACCCATCAGCGATGCAGCAGGCACCTCTGGCTGGGGAAATGCTTCTCTTGGTCAACAGGCTTCAAATAAACCTG GGCCTAAATCTATGCAAGATAGTTGGTGTGGAGATGATATGCCATTGACAGGCAGTCGTCAGACcagctgggaggaagaggaggatgtaGAGATTGGAATGTGGAACAGCAGTTCTTCACAAGAAGCTAACCCATCTTTAAATTGGCCaccatatatgaaaaaaatgccCACAAAG GGAATAATGAAAGGTGGAAATAAGCAAGATGAAACATGGATCAATCCATTCATTAAGCAATTCACAAATCTCAGTTTTTCA AGAGAATCACCAGAAGAAACCATACAGAGCAATAAGATGGACATGTCTGGAG GGTTATTGCAGGATAAGCGGATGGAGATGGATAAGCATGGCCTCAGTGTCGGAGATTACAATCGTGTGGTTGGAAAAGGCCCTGGTTCTCGTCCTCAAATTTCCAAAGAGTCTTCCATGGATCGCGGTCCTTACTTCGATAAG AATGGCAATCCCAGTATGTTTGGTGTTGGTAATATAGCAGCACAGCCCAGGAGCATGCAGCAGCCTCCAGCACAACCTCTTAATTCATCTCAGCCTAATCCACGTGCTCAAGTGCCTCCTCCATTACTATCCCCTCAG GTTCCAGTATCATTACTGAAGTATGCACCAAACAACGGTGGCCTGAGCCCACTTTTTGGCCCACAACAGGTAGCCATGTTGAATCAACTGTCCCAGTTAAACCAGCTTTCTCAGATCTCCCAGTTACAG CGGTTGTTGGCTCAGCAGCAAAAAGCGCAGAATCAAAGAAGCATGCCTTCTGGTGGTCGTcaacagcaggagcagcag GGTCGATCTCTTAGTATGCAGCAACAGATGATGCAACAGTCCCGTCAGCTTGATCCAAACCTGTTAATGAAGCAGCAAACTCCACCCTCTCAACAGCAGTCACTCCATCAACCCACCATGAAATCCTTCCTTGAGAATGTCATACCCCATGCTACTCCTGAGCTACAGAAAGGGCCGTCACCAATAAATGCGTTCAGCAGCTTCCCCATAG GAATGAACTCAAACTTGAATGTAAACATGGATATGAGCAGTATTAAAGAGCCACAATCTCGGTTGAGGAAATGGACTACAGTAGACAGCATTTCTGTGAACACATCGTTAGATCAAAACTCCAGCAAACATG gtGCTATTTCAAGTGGTTTTAGGCTGGAAGAGTCTCCATTTGTTCCCTATGACTTTATGAACAGCAGTAATTCACCAGCCAGCCCTCCCGGATCGATTGGGGATGGCTGGCCCCGTGCCAAATCGCCTAACGGCTCTAGCAGTGTTAATTGGCCCCCAG AGTTTCGTCCTGGTGAGCCATGGAAAGGTTATCCAAACATCGACCCTGAAACTGACCCTTACGTCACTCCTGGCAGTGTCATAAACAATCTCTCAATTAATACTGTGCGGGAAGTTGACCACCTCAGGGACAGGAACAGTG GGTCATCCTCATCTTTGAACACCACGCTGCCTTCAACTAGTGCCTGGTCATCCATTCGTGCCTCCAACTACAATGTTTCCCTCAGCAGTACAGCACAAAGCACTTCAG CCAGAAACAGTGATTCCAAATCAACATGGTCTCCTGGATCAGTCACTAACACCTCTCTGGCTCATGAGCTGTGGAAGGTCCCTTTGCCACCTAAAAGCATCACTGCTCCGTCCCGCCCACCTCCAGGGCTAACAGGCCAGAAACCACCGTTGTCCACGTGGGATAATTCCCTTCGTTTGGGTGGAGGATGGGGAAATTCTGATGCCAGATATACCCCTG GTTCAAGCTGGGGTGAGAGCAGCTCAGGGAGAATAACAAATTGGCTTGTTCTAAAAAACCTTACACCTCAG ATCGATGGCTCAACCCTGCGTACTCTGTGCATGCAGCACGGCCCACTAATAACATTCCACCTTAACCTCCCACATGGTAATGCTTTGGTCCGTTACAGTTCAAAAGAAGAGGTAGTGAAGGCACAAAAATCTCTGCACAt GTGTGTATTAGGGAACACTACTATTCTTGCTGAGTTTGCCAGTGAAGAGGAGATTAGTCGCTTCTTTGCACAAGGCCAGTCCCTGACTCCGTCTCCTGGCTGGCAATCTCTCGGATCCAGCCAGAACCGACTTGGATCCATTGACGGTTCCCATTCGTTCTCAAACCGTAATGATCTAAATCACTGGAATGGTGCTGGGCTGTCGGGAACTAGCAGTGGAGACCTTCATGGCACTTCACTTTGGGGGAGCCCCAACTATTCCACGAGCCTGTGGGGCACCCCGAGCAGCAGTGACACCAGGGGAATTAGCAGCCCATCCCCCATCAACGCTTTCCTTTCTGTTGACCACCTAGGTGGAGGTGGAGAGTCCATGTAA
- the TNRC6A gene encoding trinucleotide repeat-containing gene 6A protein isoform X2 — protein MRELEAKATKEVERKLSRDLVQEEEEQLMEERKKRKEDKKKKEAAQKKAIEQKIKVPEQTKTSVSQPQPVTSNGTSTVTSTNNNAKRATANSQQQQTLPRYPPREVPPRFRHQEQKQLLKRGQQLPVIAANLGSTPKVLNGQSGGSTVTNKQPVTNGEVPNSSKKQPGMPPIRDLVSHSPNQSDLNHSGLGSHYENSHWGPVSSNSDSSTNWDKVIVDGSDKEAWPSITGSDPELTSECMDTDSASSSGSERNLVIMASGSTGGENDGIRNGIGHGSQNKFVVGSNSNNVGNGSINGPWGLSHGTIISTCQVSVDAPDSKSESSNNRMNAWGTINSSSNGGLNPSTLNSNGNHGAWPVLENNGHALKGSVGSGNPGTNIQCSTIGQISNSQSINSKVGGSAHGSWGSLQENCDSEVNGTRKVSFSGQPQNLNTEMNGPNNTTNFMTSSLPNSAGSVQINELPNNTGHGAWRVSTMNHSQIQASPVTNGTSISHLSNGEAKNGGSYGTTWGAYGSNYSGDKCSGPNSQANGDTVNATLMQPGISGPGSTNFQINGNKGGGVWEAGTVNSQNMPWGSGNGASAGGSRRGWGNPAQNTGTNISNGEWSKLPSNQHSTESVNGNSRKFTNGWKSTEEDDLNSQSSAASQITEQNSAWAKTGTGDSEGSSESTGCHEDRVTTEGQNRERRKVDQHALLQSIVNRTDLDPRVLSNSGWGQTPIKQNTAWDTETSPRGERKTDNGTEAWGGSVTQTSSSGGCVDRPSPNNNDTSSVSGWGDPKSATRWGDSKGSNSQGGWEEDSAATVMVKSNQSWGSGKEEKASWNDAQKIKQGWVDGQKASQGWAVSAGDSWGENSRSNHWGEAKKSSSGGSDSDRSVSGWNEPGKSNSVTWGGNNTNPNNSSGWDEPAKSNQNQGWGDPPKSNQPQVWGDSSKPINSPEWNKQDVGSWGAPSATTKPPGSSGWLGGPMPAPAKEEEPTGWEEPSPESIRRKMEIDDGTSAWGDPSKYNYKNVNMWNKNVPNSSSSSDQQAQVHQQLLSSSAMSSKESSSGSGWGEPPTPATTVDNGTSAWGKPMDTGTSWGEPISDAAGTSGWGNASLGQQASNKPGPKSMQDSWCGDDMPLTGSRQTSWEEEEDVEIGMWNSSSSQEANPSLNWPPYMKKMPTKGIMKGGNKQDETWINPFIKQFTNLSFSRESPEETIQSNKMDMSGGLLQDKRMEMDKHGLSVGDYNRVVGKGPGSRPQISKESSMDRGPYFDKDGIVADESQNMQFMSNQNMKLPPSNNALPNQALGSLAGLGMQNLNSVRQNGNPSMFGVGNIAAQPRSMQQPPAQPLNSSQPNPRAQVPPPLLSPQVPVSLLKYAPNNGGLSPLFGPQQVAMLNQLSQLNQLSQISQLQRLLAQQQKAQNQRSMPSGGRQQQEQQGRSLSMQQQMMQQSRQLDPNLLMKQQTPPSQQQSLHQPTMKSFLENVIPHATPELQKGPSPINAFSSFPIGMNSNLNVNMDMSSIKEPQSRLRKWTTVDSISVNTSLDQNSSKHGAISSGFRLEESPFVPYDFMNSSNSPASPPGSIGDGWPRAKSPNGSSSVNWPPEFRPGEPWKGYPNIDPETDPYVTPGSVINNLSINTVREVDHLRDRNSGSSSSLNTTLPSTSAWSSIRASNYNVSLSSTAQSTSVARNSDSKSTWSPGSVTNTSLAHELWKVPLPPKSITAPSRPPPGLTGQKPPLSTWDNSLRLGGGWGNSDARYTPGSSWGESSSGRITNWLVLKNLTPQIDGSTLRTLCMQHGPLITFHLNLPHGNALVRYSSKEEVVKAQKSLHMCVLGNTTILAEFASEEEISRFFAQGQSLTPSPGWQSLGSSQNRLGSIDGSHSFSNRNDLNHWNGAGLSGTSSGDLHGTSLWGSPNYSTSLWGTPSSSDTRGISSPSPINAFLSVDHLGGGGESM, from the exons GCATGCCTCCCATTCGGGACTTGGTGAGCCACTCCCCTAACCAGTCAG ATCTGAACCACAGTGGTCTAGGATCCCATTATGAAAATTCTCACTGGGGACCAGTCTCTTCAAATAGTGACTCCAGCACAAACTGGGATAAAGTTATTGTAGACGGCTCTGACAAAGAAGCATGGCCATCAATCACTGGCAGTGACCCAGAGTTGACATCAGAATGTATGGACACTGACTCTGCCTCTAGCTCTGGGTCAGAGAGAAACCTCGTTATAATGGCTTCAGGGAGCACAGGTGGTGAAAATGATGGCATTCGAAATGGCATTGGACATGGTTCTCAAAATAAGTTTGTGGTTGGTAGCAACAGCAATAATGTGGGCAATGGAAGTATTAATGGGCCGTGGGGTTTATCCCATGGAACCATAATAAGCACATGTCAAGTTTCTGTGGATGCTCCTGACAGCAAATCTGAAAGTAGCAACAATAGAATGAATGCTTGGGGCACCATAAACTCTTCATCAAATGGAGGGTTAAATCCAAGCACTTTGAATTCAAATGGCAACCATGGTGCCTGGCCTGTATTGGAGAACAATGGACATGCCCTGAAAGGGTCTGTAGGGAGTGGTAATCCTGGCACAAATATCCAGTGCAGTACCATAGGTCAGATATCTAATAGTCAGAGTATTAACTCTAAAGTGGGTGGTTCAGCCCATGGTTCCTGGGGAAGCCTTCAGGAAAATTGTGATTCTGAAGTAAATGGTACAAGGAAGGTTTCATTCAGTGGGCAACCTCAAAACCTTAACACTGAAATGAATGGACCAAATAACACTACTAACTTTATGACCTCTAGTTTACCAAACTCTGCTGGTTCAGTGCAGATTAACGAACTGCCTAATAATACAGGGCATGGGGCCTGGCGTGTGAGCACAATGAATCATTCTCAGATTCAGGCCTCTCCAGTTACAAATGGCACTTCCATTTCTCATCTTAGCAATGGTGAGGCGAAAAATGGTGGCTCTTATGGTACTACATGGGGTGCCTATGGTTCTAATTACTCTGGAGACAAATGTTCAGGCCCAAACAGCCAAGCTAATGGTGACACTGTGAATGCAACTCTAATGCAGCCAGGCATTAGCGGGCCTGGCAGCACTAACTTTCAAATCAACGGGAATAAAGGAGGAGGGGTGTGGGAGGCAGGGACAGTCAACTCCCAGAACATGCCATGGGGGAGCGGAAATGGTGCGAGTGCTGGCGGGAGTAGAAGAGGATGGGGCAACCCTGCACAAAACACTGGCACTAACATTTCAAATGGGGAGTGGAGTAAACTGCCCAGTAATCAGCATTCCACCGAGAGCGTGAATGGCAACAGCAGGAAGTTTACAAACGGATGGAAATCTACTGAGGAGGATGACCTTAACAGCCAGAGTTCTGCTGCCTCTCAGATAACCGAGCAGAACAGCGCATGGGCCAAAACTGGTACGGGGGACAGCGAAGGTAGTTCGGAGAGCACTGGATGCCATGAAGATAGAGTAACTACAGAAGGACAGAATCGAGAGAGAAGGAAAGTTGACCAGCATGCATTACTCCAAAGCATAGTGAACAGAACTGACTTAGATCCACGTGTCCTTTCCAACTCTGGTTGGGGACAGACTCCAATCAAACAGAACACTGCCTGGGATACCGAAACATCCCCGAGGGGTGAAAGAAAAACTGACAATGGGACAGAGGCCTGGGGAGGCTCTGTGACACAGACTTCCAGCTCAGGGGGGTGTGTGGATAGACCTAGCCCTAACAATAATGATACCTCATCTGTATCAGGGTGGGGAGATCCAAAGTCTGCTACAAGGTGGGGAGACTCCAAAGGGTCAAACAGCCAAGGGGGGTGGGAAGAAGATTCTGCTGCTACAGTAATGGTCAAGAGCAATCAATCATGGGGAAGTGGCAAAGAGGAAAAGGCATCTTGGAATGACGCACAGAAGATCAAACAGGGATGGGTAGATGGGCAAAAGGCCAGCCAGGGTTGGGCAGTTTCTGCCGGTGATAGCTGGGGTGAAAATTCAAGAAGTAACCATTGGGGTGAGGCAAAGAAATCCAGTTCGGGAGGTAGCGACAGTGACAGATCAGTATCTGGTTGGAATGAGCCAGGTAAATCAAATTCTGTTACTTGGGGAGGTAATAATACAAACCCAAATAATTCTTCAGGATGGGATGAGCCTGCAAAGTCTAATCAGAACCAGGGCTGGGGAGACCCTCCTAAATCCAATCAGCCTCAAGTTTGGGGGGATTCATCAAAGCCAATCAACTCTCCAGAATGGAACAAACAGGATGTTGGCTCCTGGGGAGCACCATCTGCCACAACCAAACCCCCAGGGTCGTCAGGCTGGCTGGGTGGACCGATGCCGGCACCAGCAAAGGAGGAAGAACCCACTGGCTGGGAGGAGCCGTCCCCTGAATCAATACGCCGTAAAATGGAAATTGATGATGGAACTTCTGCTTGGGGTGATCCAAGCAAATACAACTACAAAAATGTGAATATGTGGAATAAAAATGTCCCAAACAGTAGCAGCAGTTCAGACCAGCAAGCACAGGTACATCAGCAGCTACTGTCTTCAAGTGCCATGTCTAGCAAGGAGAGCAGTTCGGGCTCTG GTTGGGGAGAGCCTCCTACTCCAGCCACTACTGTAGATAATGGAACTTCAGCGTGGGGTAAGCCCATGGATACTGGTACTAGCTGGGGAGAACCCATCAGCGATGCAGCAGGCACCTCTGGCTGGGGAAATGCTTCTCTTGGTCAACAGGCTTCAAATAAACCTG GGCCTAAATCTATGCAAGATAGTTGGTGTGGAGATGATATGCCATTGACAGGCAGTCGTCAGACcagctgggaggaagaggaggatgtaGAGATTGGAATGTGGAACAGCAGTTCTTCACAAGAAGCTAACCCATCTTTAAATTGGCCaccatatatgaaaaaaatgccCACAAAG GGAATAATGAAAGGTGGAAATAAGCAAGATGAAACATGGATCAATCCATTCATTAAGCAATTCACAAATCTCAGTTTTTCA AGAGAATCACCAGAAGAAACCATACAGAGCAATAAGATGGACATGTCTGGAG GGTTATTGCAGGATAAGCGGATGGAGATGGATAAGCATGGCCTCAGTGTCGGAGATTACAATCGTGTGGTTGGAAAAGGCCCTGGTTCTCGTCCTCAAATTTCCAAAGAGTCTTCCATGGATCGCGGTCCTTACTTCGATAAG GATGGCATTGTAGCAGACGAGTCCCAAAACATGCAGTTTATGTCCAATCAAAACATGAAGCTTCCCCCTTCAAATAATGCACTACCTAACCAAGCCCTTGGCTCCCTAGCAGGGCTGGGTATGCAAAACTTGAATTCTGTTAGACAG AATGGCAATCCCAGTATGTTTGGTGTTGGTAATATAGCAGCACAGCCCAGGAGCATGCAGCAGCCTCCAGCACAACCTCTTAATTCATCTCAGCCTAATCCACGTGCTCAAGTGCCTCCTCCATTACTATCCCCTCAG GTTCCAGTATCATTACTGAAGTATGCACCAAACAACGGTGGCCTGAGCCCACTTTTTGGCCCACAACAGGTAGCCATGTTGAATCAACTGTCCCAGTTAAACCAGCTTTCTCAGATCTCCCAGTTACAG CGGTTGTTGGCTCAGCAGCAAAAAGCGCAGAATCAAAGAAGCATGCCTTCTGGTGGTCGTcaacagcaggagcagcag GGTCGATCTCTTAGTATGCAGCAACAGATGATGCAACAGTCCCGTCAGCTTGATCCAAACCTGTTAATGAAGCAGCAAACTCCACCCTCTCAACAGCAGTCACTCCATCAACCCACCATGAAATCCTTCCTTGAGAATGTCATACCCCATGCTACTCCTGAGCTACAGAAAGGGCCGTCACCAATAAATGCGTTCAGCAGCTTCCCCATAG GAATGAACTCAAACTTGAATGTAAACATGGATATGAGCAGTATTAAAGAGCCACAATCTCGGTTGAGGAAATGGACTACAGTAGACAGCATTTCTGTGAACACATCGTTAGATCAAAACTCCAGCAAACATG gtGCTATTTCAAGTGGTTTTAGGCTGGAAGAGTCTCCATTTGTTCCCTATGACTTTATGAACAGCAGTAATTCACCAGCCAGCCCTCCCGGATCGATTGGGGATGGCTGGCCCCGTGCCAAATCGCCTAACGGCTCTAGCAGTGTTAATTGGCCCCCAG AGTTTCGTCCTGGTGAGCCATGGAAAGGTTATCCAAACATCGACCCTGAAACTGACCCTTACGTCACTCCTGGCAGTGTCATAAACAATCTCTCAATTAATACTGTGCGGGAAGTTGACCACCTCAGGGACAGGAACAGTG GGTCATCCTCATCTTTGAACACCACGCTGCCTTCAACTAGTGCCTGGTCATCCATTCGTGCCTCCAACTACAATGTTTCCCTCAGCAGTACAGCACAAAGCACTTCAG TAGCCAGAAACAGTGATTCCAAATCAACATGGTCTCCTGGATCAGTCACTAACACCTCTCTGGCTCATGAGCTGTGGAAGGTCCCTTTGCCACCTAAAAGCATCACTGCTCCGTCCCGCCCACCTCCAGGGCTAACAGGCCAGAAACCACCGTTGTCCACGTGGGATAATTCCCTTCGTTTGGGTGGAGGATGGGGAAATTCTGATGCCAGATATACCCCTG GTTCAAGCTGGGGTGAGAGCAGCTCAGGGAGAATAACAAATTGGCTTGTTCTAAAAAACCTTACACCTCAG ATCGATGGCTCAACCCTGCGTACTCTGTGCATGCAGCACGGCCCACTAATAACATTCCACCTTAACCTCCCACATGGTAATGCTTTGGTCCGTTACAGTTCAAAAGAAGAGGTAGTGAAGGCACAAAAATCTCTGCACAt GTGTGTATTAGGGAACACTACTATTCTTGCTGAGTTTGCCAGTGAAGAGGAGATTAGTCGCTTCTTTGCACAAGGCCAGTCCCTGACTCCGTCTCCTGGCTGGCAATCTCTCGGATCCAGCCAGAACCGACTTGGATCCATTGACGGTTCCCATTCGTTCTCAAACCGTAATGATCTAAATCACTGGAATGGTGCTGGGCTGTCGGGAACTAGCAGTGGAGACCTTCATGGCACTTCACTTTGGGGGAGCCCCAACTATTCCACGAGCCTGTGGGGCACCCCGAGCAGCAGTGACACCAGGGGAATTAGCAGCCCATCCCCCATCAACGCTTTCCTTTCTGTTGACCACCTAGGTGGAGGTGGAGAGTCCATGTAA